In the Brassica napus cultivar Da-Ae chromosome A7, Da-Ae, whole genome shotgun sequence genome, one interval contains:
- the LOC125576088 gene encoding uncharacterized protein LOC125576088: MSSSSSDDLEEILDEIFDEICEDTFNNIEAQTNKQRKRAYIERNREAGHNRLWNDYFSENPAFEPHLFRRRFRMNKELFMHIVHILSVNVPFFQQRRDATGRSGLSPLQKYTAAIRMLAYGSAADAVDEYLRLGTLNDINVLDRSPVFEDIIEGRAPRLEYMVNRHKYKFAYYLTDGIYPKWSTFIQSISLPQDPKAELFAKTQEAARKVVERAFGVLQARFAIVKNPALTWDKEKIGKIMRACIIIHNMIVENERNGYTCIDISELEEGSVTRSSQVETETDRPTNLNNMFVNQNQKDLRDRRIHEQLKKRFN; encoded by the exons ATGTCTTCATCTTCATCCGATGATTTGGAAGAAATATTGGACGAAATTTTCGACGAAATCTGCGAAGATACTTTCAACAACATCGAGGCCCAAACCAATAAGCAACGGAAACGTGCTTATATAGAACGAAACCGTGAAGCAGGACACAACCGTCTATGGAATGACTACTTCAGCGAAAATCCCGCATTTGAACCACATTTATTCAGACGCCGTTTCCGTATGAACAAGGAATTATTCATGCATATTGTCCATATCCTCTCAGTGAACGTTCCATTctttcaacaaagaagagatgctaCCGGGAGGTCTGGTCTTTCTCCACTACAAAAATATACGGCAGCAATTCGTATGCTTGCTTATGGTTCTGCGGCTGACGCGGtggacgaatatctccgacttg gtacgttaaacgatattaatgtcCTTGATCGGTCTCCTGTTTTTGAGGACATTATAGAAGGTCGAGCACCAAGGTTAGAATACATGGTCAACAGACACAAGTATAAGTTCGCTTACTACCTCACAgacggtatatatccaaaatggtcaacatttatccaatctatctcaCTTCCTCAAGATCCTAAAGCAGAGTTATTTGCTAAAACTCAAGAAGCAGCCCGAAAAGTTGTggagcgggcttttggagtattgcaagctcgatttgcgatTGTCAAAAACCCGGCTCTTACATGGGACAAAGAAAAGATAGGAAAGATTATGCGAGCATGTATCATAAtacataatatgattgtcgaaaATGAACGCAATGGATACACTTGTATCGACATATCGGAATTGGAAGAAGGAAGCGTCACCAGAAGTTCACAGGTGGAAACCGAAACCGACAGGCCTACAAATCTCAATAACATGTTTGTCAATCAGAATCAGAAAGATCTTCGGGATAGGCGTATACatgaacaattgaaaaaaagatttaattga
- the LOC106449279 gene encoding uncharacterized protein LOC106449279, whose product MAWRNAGSTARSFVSAAARAPSLRSPTAALPRLRPSPSSLPGRRSSFSLPSRNIGALGCTQSFLPLYSVVAASQLTSHLNVNLRAFCELSNAIKR is encoded by the exons ATGGCTTGGCGCAATGCAGGATCTACCGCTCGTTCTTTTGTATCCGCCGCCGCAAGAGCACCGTCACTCCGTTCTCCTACGGCGGCGCTTCCTCGCCTCCGTCCTTCCCCATCCTCCTTACCTGGCCGTCGCTCCTCCTTTTCATTGCCCTCTAG GAACATAGGAGCACTTGGTTGCACACAATCTTTCTTGCCGCTGTACAGTGTTGTGGCTGCTTCTCAACTTACCTCCCACCTTAATGTTAACTTGCGGGCTTTCTGCGAGCTGTCTAATGCCATTAAGCGCTAA